A part of Aegilops tauschii subsp. strangulata cultivar AL8/78 chromosome 2, Aet v6.0, whole genome shotgun sequence genomic DNA contains:
- the LOC109781448 gene encoding LOW QUALITY PROTEIN: senescence-specific cysteine protease SAG39 (The sequence of the model RefSeq protein was modified relative to this genomic sequence to represent the inferred CDS: inserted 2 bases in 2 codons), with amino-acid sequence MVSSKSSLPVALILVVTLTDVLPLVSSSRGLVAVPTDGALEDSLLMMERFHGWMAKHGKSYAGVEEKLRRFDIFRRNVEFIEAANRDGRLSYTLGVNQFADLTHEEFLATHTSRRVVPSEEMVITTRAGVVVEGANCQPAPNAVPRSINWVNQSKVTPVKNQGKVCGACWAFSAVATIESAYAIAKRGEPXVLSEQELIDCDTFDRGCTSGEMYNAYFWVLRNGGIANSSTYPYKETDGKCERGKLQEHAATIRDYKFVKHNCEEQLMAAVAVRPVAVGFDSNDECFKFYQAGLYDGMCIKHGEYFXPCSSNDRIHSLAIVGYAGKGGDRVKYWIAKNSWGEKWGKKGYVWLKKDVDEPEGLCGLAIQPVYPIV; translated from the exons ATGGTGTCCTCCAAGTCTTCTTTACCTGTTGCTCTAATCCTTGTGGTCACGCTGACAGATGTGCTACCGCTGGTATCTTCTTCACGTGGCCTCGTTGCGGTACCCACTGATGGGGCACTGGAGGACTCTCTGCTGATGATGGAGAGGTTCCATGGCTGGATGGCAAAGCATGGCAAGTCGTATGCGGGAGTCGAGGAGAAACTGCGGCGGTTTGACATATTCCGCAGGAACGTAGAGTTCATCGAGGCGGCGAACCGAGATGGCAGGCTCTCGTACACCCTCGGGGTGAACCAGTTCGCCGACCTCACCCACGAGGAGTTCCTTGCCACGCACACCAGCCGCCGTGTGGTGCCGTCAGAGGAGATGGTGATTACAACTCGCGCTGGCGTTGTTGTCGAGGGTGCCAATTGTCAGCCGGCGCCAAATGCTGTGCCTCGTAGCATCAATTGGGTGAATCAAAGCAAAGTCACCCCAGTCAAAAATCAAGGAAAAGTATGCG GGGCTTGCTGGGCTTTTTCTGCCGTGGCCACGATCGAAAGCGCCTACGCGATCGCCAAGCGAGGCGAGC CGGTTCTGTCCGAGCAGGAGCTCATCGACTGTGACACATTCGACAGAGGCTGCACGAGCGGCGAGATGTACAATGCCTACTTCTGGGTCTTGAGGAACGGCGGCATCGCCAACAGCTCAACGTACCCCTACAAAGAGACTGACGGCAAGTGCGAGAGAGGGAAACTGCAGGAACACGCGGCCACGATCAGGGACTACAAATTCGTCAAACACAACTGCGAGGAGCAGCTCATGGCAGCAGTGGCGGTGCGACCCGTCGCCGTCGGGTTCGACTCCAACGACGAATGCTTCAAGTTCTACCAAGCTGGTTTGTACGACGGCATGTGCATCAAGCACGGGGAATACT GGCCGTGCTCGTCCAATGACCGCATCCACTCCTTGGCCATTGTCGGGTACGCCGGCAAGGGGGGCGACAGGGTCAAGTACTGGATCGCCAAGAACTCGTGGGGCGAGAAGTGGGGAAAGAAGGGCTACGTCTGGCTGAAGAAGGATGTTGATGAGCCGGAAGGCCTCTGCGGCCTTGCAATTCAGCCGGTATATCCTATAGTCTGA